The Pseudomonas kermanshahensis genome includes a window with the following:
- the dksA gene encoding RNA polymerase-binding protein DksA, with translation MSTVEKQKTSQSMYGVEPYKESKGEEYMGEPMRKHFTKLLGAWKLELMTSVDQTVTHMKDEAANFPDPADRASQEEEFALELRNRDRERKLIKKIDKTLQKIQDEEYGWCESCGIEIGLRRLEARPTADLCFDCKEIAEKKEKTVGKG, from the coding sequence ATGTCCACCGTAGAAAAGCAAAAAACCAGTCAGTCCATGTACGGTGTAGAGCCCTATAAAGAAAGCAAGGGCGAGGAGTACATGGGGGAGCCCATGCGCAAGCATTTCACCAAACTTCTGGGTGCCTGGAAGCTTGAGTTGATGACGAGCGTGGATCAGACCGTGACCCACATGAAGGACGAAGCGGCCAACTTCCCAGACCCGGCCGACCGTGCCAGCCAGGAAGAAGAGTTCGCCCTGGAGCTGCGTAACCGCGATCGCGAGCGCAAGCTGATCAAGAAGATCGACAAGACCCTGCAGAAGATCCAGGACGAAGAGTACGGCTGGTGTGAGTCCTGCGGCATCGAGATCGGCCTGCGTCGCCTCGAAGCCCGCCCAACCGCCGACCTGTGCTTCGACTGCAAGGAAATCGCGGAGAAAAAGGAAAAAACAGTCGGCAAAGGCTGA
- a CDS encoding pyridoxal phosphate-dependent aminotransferase, which translates to MAHPYSARSRAIEPFHVMALLARANELQAAGHDVIHLEIGEPDFTTAAPIVEAGQAALAAGHTRYTAARGLPALRDAIAGFYGQRYGVNVDPERILITPGGSGALLLASSLLVDPGKHWLLADPGYPCNRHFLRLVEGGAQLVPVGPEVNYQLTADLVDRYWDKDTVGALVASPANPTGTVLNRDELASLSRATRERHGHLVVDEIYHGLTYGMDAPSVLEVDDGAFVLNSFSKYFGMTGWRLGWLVAPPGAVADLEKLAQNLYISAPSMAQHAALACFQPQTLAILEERRAEFARRRDYLLPALRELGFGIAVEPEGAFYLYADISAFGGDAFAFCRHFLETEHVAFTPGLDFGRHLAGHHVRFAYTQSLPRLEQAVQRIARGLRSWQG; encoded by the coding sequence ATGGCCCACCCTTACAGTGCGCGCAGCCGCGCCATCGAACCCTTTCACGTCATGGCGTTGCTGGCGCGGGCCAACGAGCTGCAGGCGGCCGGCCATGATGTGATCCACCTGGAAATCGGCGAACCGGACTTCACCACGGCCGCGCCGATCGTCGAGGCCGGCCAGGCCGCATTGGCCGCGGGCCACACCCGCTATACCGCCGCCCGTGGCCTGCCGGCGCTGCGCGATGCGATCGCCGGCTTCTATGGGCAGCGGTACGGCGTAAATGTCGATCCTGAGCGCATTCTGATTACGCCGGGCGGTTCTGGCGCACTGTTGTTGGCCAGCAGCCTGTTGGTAGACCCAGGCAAGCACTGGTTGCTGGCTGACCCGGGCTACCCCTGCAATCGCCACTTCCTGCGCCTGGTCGAAGGCGGCGCGCAGCTGGTGCCGGTGGGGCCTGAGGTCAACTACCAACTCACCGCCGACCTGGTTGACCGCTATTGGGACAAAGACACGGTCGGGGCCCTGGTCGCCTCGCCAGCCAACCCGACCGGGACGGTACTGAACCGTGACGAGTTGGCCAGCCTGTCGCGCGCTACCCGTGAACGCCATGGCCACCTGGTGGTGGACGAGATTTACCACGGGCTGACCTACGGCATGGACGCGCCCAGCGTGCTGGAAGTGGACGATGGGGCGTTTGTCCTGAATAGTTTTTCGAAGTATTTCGGCATGACCGGCTGGCGCCTGGGATGGCTGGTCGCGCCGCCCGGCGCGGTGGCAGACCTGGAGAAGCTTGCACAGAACCTGTACATCAGCGCCCCCAGCATGGCCCAGCATGCTGCGCTGGCGTGCTTCCAGCCGCAAACCCTGGCGATTCTGGAAGAGCGACGCGCCGAGTTCGCCCGTCGCCGCGACTACCTGTTGCCAGCCCTGCGCGAGCTGGGCTTTGGCATCGCCGTCGAGCCCGAGGGGGCTTTCTACTTGTACGCCGACATCAGCGCCTTCGGCGGCGATGCCTTTGCGTTCTGCCGGCACTTCCTCGAAACCGAGCACGTGGCCTTTACCCCCGGCCTGGATTTTGGTCGCCACCTGGCGGGGCATCATGTGCGTTTTGCCTACACCCAGAGCCTGCCGCGCCTGGAACAGGCCGTGCAGCGTATCGCCCGCGGCCTACGGAGCTGGCAAGGCTGA
- the gluQRS gene encoding tRNA glutamyl-Q(34) synthetase GluQRS: MNDSSYIGRFAPTPSGFLHFGSLVAALASWLDARAVNGRWLLRMEDTDPPREMPGARDAILQTLERYGLEWDGEVVFQSQRHEAYAAVVDRLFNMGLAYACTCSRKQLEGHNGIYPGLCRNAGHAREGAAIRLRVPELIYRFTDRVQGEFQQHLGREVGDFVIQRRDGLYAYQLAVVLDDAWQGVTDIVRGADLLDNTPRQLYLQELLGFSQPRYLHIPLIVQPDGHKLGKSYRSPPLQPEHATPLLLRALRALGQETEPELLLATPAEVLAVARKQWRPEAIARQASVPEADLH, from the coding sequence ATGAACGACTCCAGCTACATCGGGCGCTTCGCCCCTACCCCCAGCGGCTTTCTGCATTTCGGCTCGCTGGTCGCCGCCCTCGCCTCCTGGCTCGACGCCCGCGCCGTCAACGGCCGCTGGCTGCTGCGCATGGAAGACACCGACCCGCCGCGGGAAATGCCCGGGGCCCGCGACGCTATCTTGCAGACCCTGGAGCGTTACGGCCTGGAGTGGGATGGCGAGGTGGTGTTCCAGAGCCAGCGCCATGAGGCTTATGCAGCAGTGGTCGACCGCCTGTTCAACATGGGCCTGGCCTACGCCTGCACCTGCTCGCGCAAACAGCTGGAAGGGCACAACGGCATTTACCCAGGCTTGTGCCGCAACGCCGGGCATGCACGCGAGGGCGCGGCGATCCGTCTGCGGGTGCCAGAGTTGATCTACCGGTTCACCGACCGGGTCCAGGGTGAGTTCCAGCAACACCTGGGGCGCGAGGTGGGTGATTTCGTCATCCAGCGCCGTGACGGGCTGTATGCATATCAGCTGGCAGTGGTGCTGGATGATGCCTGGCAAGGTGTTACCGATATCGTGCGTGGGGCCGACCTGCTCGACAACACACCGCGCCAGCTCTACCTGCAAGAGCTGCTGGGGTTCTCACAGCCGCGTTACCTGCATATTCCGCTGATCGTGCAGCCAGATGGGCACAAGCTGGGCAAGTCGTACCGCTCGCCGCCGCTGCAGCCGGAACATGCGACGCCTTTGCTGCTGCGCGCATTGCGGGCATTGGGGCAGGAAACGGAGCCGGAGTTGCTGCTGGCAACGCCGGCTGAAGTACTGGCAGTAGCCCGCAAGCAGTGGCGGCCAGAGGCGATTGCCCGGCAGGCCTCTGTTCCAGAGGCTGATTTGCACTGA
- a CDS encoding sigma-54-dependent transcriptional regulator → MPHILIVEDETIIRSALRRLLERNQYQVSEAGSVQEAQERFSIATFDLIVSDLRLPGAPGTELIKLGQGTPVLIMTSYASLRSAVDSMKMGAVDYIAKPFDHDEMLQAVARILRDRQNAPAAAPAAEPRGNGKAAAADKGNSASANGEIGIIGSCPPMQDMYSKIRKVAPTDSNVLIQGESGTGKELVARALHNLSRRAKAPMISVNCAAIPETLIESELFGHEKGAFTGASAGRAGLVEAADGGTLFLDEIGELPLEAQARLLRVLQEGEIRRVGSVQSQKVDVRLIAATHRDLKNLAKAGQFREDLYYRLHVIALKLPALRERGSDVNEIASAFLARQSARIGRDDLHFSADAEQAIRHYSWPGNVRELENAVERAVILSESAEISADLLGIDIELSDLEDDDILDNALAVASAGNASHEPTEDLSLEDYFQHFVLEHQDHMTETELARKLGVSRKCLWERRQRLGIPRRKSNATSE, encoded by the coding sequence ATGCCGCATATTCTGATCGTCGAAGACGAAACCATCATCCGCTCGGCCCTGCGTCGCCTGCTCGAGCGGAACCAGTACCAGGTCAGCGAAGCCGGCTCGGTGCAGGAAGCCCAGGAACGCTTCAGCATTGCCACCTTCGACCTGATCGTCAGCGACCTGCGCCTGCCAGGCGCGCCTGGCACCGAGCTGATCAAGCTTGGCCAAGGCACCCCAGTGCTGATCATGACCAGCTACGCCAGCCTGCGCTCGGCGGTGGACTCGATGAAAATGGGCGCGGTGGACTACATCGCCAAGCCCTTCGACCACGACGAGATGCTCCAGGCCGTGGCGCGCATCCTGCGCGACCGGCAAAACGCGCCTGCTGCCGCACCGGCTGCAGAACCGCGGGGCAACGGCAAGGCGGCCGCGGCCGACAAAGGTAATAGCGCGTCTGCCAACGGCGAGATCGGCATCATCGGCTCGTGCCCGCCCATGCAGGACATGTACAGCAAGATCCGCAAGGTCGCACCGACCGATTCCAATGTCCTGATCCAGGGCGAATCGGGTACCGGTAAAGAGCTGGTCGCCCGTGCCCTGCACAACCTGTCACGCCGGGCCAAGGCACCGATGATCTCAGTGAACTGCGCGGCCATCCCCGAGACCCTGATCGAGTCCGAGCTGTTCGGCCACGAAAAAGGCGCCTTCACCGGCGCCAGCGCAGGGCGCGCCGGGCTGGTCGAAGCGGCGGACGGCGGCACCTTGTTCCTCGACGAAATCGGCGAATTGCCCCTCGAAGCCCAGGCGCGCCTGTTGCGCGTGTTGCAGGAAGGCGAAATCCGCCGGGTGGGCTCGGTGCAATCGCAGAAGGTTGATGTGCGCCTGATCGCGGCCACCCACCGCGACCTGAAAAACCTGGCCAAGGCCGGCCAGTTCCGTGAAGACCTTTATTACCGCCTGCACGTGATCGCCCTGAAGTTACCTGCCCTGCGCGAGCGTGGCAGCGACGTCAACGAAATCGCCAGTGCCTTCCTGGCCCGCCAGAGCGCACGGATTGGCCGGGATGACCTGCATTTTTCCGCCGATGCCGAGCAAGCGATTCGTCATTACAGCTGGCCGGGTAACGTGCGCGAGCTGGAAAACGCCGTGGAGCGTGCGGTGATTCTGAGCGAGAGCGCAGAAATTTCCGCCGACCTGCTGGGTATCGACATCGAGCTGAGCGACCTGGAAGACGACGACATCCTCGACAACGCCCTGGCCGTGGCCAGTGCGGGCAATGCCAGCCATGAGCCTACCGAGGACTTGTCGCTGGAGGATTACTTCCAGCACTTCGTGCTCGAGCACCAGGACCACATGACCGAGACCGAGCTTGCCCGCAAGCTTGGCGTCAGCCGCAAATGCCTGTGGGAACGCCGCCAGCGCCTGGGTATCCCGCGGCGCAAGAGCAACGCCACCAGCGAGTAA
- a CDS encoding Rieske (2Fe-2S) protein: MHFLCTSSSLAEGHSRAFSVDGVDLFGVRRQGQVYLYRNRCPHRSIPLNWAADAFLDDSASLIHCAHHGALFLIESGECVAGPCEGDSLQALGCHEDSQGIWLKG, translated from the coding sequence ATGCACTTCCTTTGTACCTCCAGCTCATTGGCCGAGGGCCACAGCCGCGCCTTCAGCGTAGACGGCGTCGACCTGTTCGGCGTGCGCCGCCAGGGCCAGGTGTACCTCTATCGCAACCGCTGCCCACACCGCAGCATCCCACTGAACTGGGCTGCAGATGCCTTTCTCGATGACAGCGCCAGCCTGATTCACTGCGCCCATCATGGCGCTTTGTTCCTGATAGAAAGCGGCGAATGCGTGGCCGGGCCGTGCGAGGGCGACAGCCTGCAGGCCCTGGGCTGCCATGAAGACAGTCAGGGCATCTGGCTCAAGGGTTGA
- a CDS encoding sensor histidine kinase: MPMSFSLTQMILISAAYLMVLFGVAWISERGLIPRSIIRHPLTYTLSLGVYASAWAFYGSVGLAYQYGYGFLACYLGVSGAFLLAPVLLYPILKITRTYQLSSLADLLAFRFRSTWAGALTTLIMLIGVLPLLALQIQAVADSISILTGEPVKARVAFAFCALIILFTIFFGSRHIATREKHEGLVFAIAFESVIKLLALGGIGLYALYGVFGGPHGLEVWLLQNQTALAALHTPLQEGPWRTLLLVFFASAIVMPHMYHMAFTENLNPRSLVSASWGLPLFLLLMSLAVPLVLWAGLRLGASTNPEYFTLGLGIAANNKALALLAYIGGLSAASGLIIVTTLALSGMALNHLVLPLYQPPAEGNIYRWLKWTRRALIVAIITAGFMFYLTQNNHQSLANLGIVAFVATLQFLPGVLSVLYWPTANRRGFIAGLLAGTLVWLVTMLLPLLGNLQGFYIPLLDMIYVLDDTSWHMAAIASLAANVLLFTLISLFTNASSEEASAAEACAVDNVRRPQRRELHAASPQEFATQLAKPLGAKAAQKEVEQALRDLYLPFDERRPYALRRLRDRIEANLSGLMGPSVAQDMVETFLPYKSGNENYVTEDIHFIESRLEDYHSRLTGLAAELDALRRYHRQTLQELPMGVCSLAKDQEILMWNKAMEELTGIAAKHVVGSRLVTIGEPWRGLLQGFIDVPDEHLHKQRLALDGQPRWLNLHKAAIDEPLAPGNSGLVLLVEDLTETQALEDKLVHSERLASIGRLAAGVAHEIGNPITGIACLAQNLREEREGDGEITELSSQILEQTKRVSRIVQSLMSFAHAGGSHQNSEEPVCLAEVAQDAIGLLALNRRNFEVQFFNLCDPEHWAEGDPQRLAQVLINLLSNARDASPPGSAVRVRSSVFEHTVDLIVEDEGSGIPKSIMDRLFEPFFTTKDPGEGTGLGLALVYSIVEEHYGQITIDSPADIERQRGTRIRVTLPRHVVATSPEIRDRREN; encoded by the coding sequence ATGCCGATGAGCTTTAGCCTGACCCAGATGATCCTGATCAGTGCCGCGTACCTCATGGTGCTGTTCGGCGTGGCCTGGATCAGCGAGCGTGGGCTGATACCCCGCTCAATTATTCGCCACCCGCTGACCTACACCCTGTCGCTGGGCGTGTATGCCAGTGCCTGGGCCTTCTATGGCTCGGTCGGCCTGGCCTACCAGTACGGGTATGGCTTCCTGGCCTGCTACCTGGGGGTCTCCGGGGCCTTCCTGCTGGCGCCGGTGCTGCTTTACCCGATCCTCAAGATCACCCGCACCTATCAGCTGTCGTCGCTGGCCGACCTGCTGGCGTTTCGTTTCCGCAGCACCTGGGCCGGCGCGCTGACCACCCTGATCATGCTGATCGGGGTACTGCCATTGCTGGCCCTGCAAATCCAGGCGGTGGCCGACTCGATCAGCATCCTGACCGGCGAGCCGGTCAAGGCCAGGGTGGCATTCGCCTTCTGTGCGCTGATCATTCTGTTCACCATCTTCTTCGGCTCGCGGCACATCGCCACGCGCGAGAAGCATGAAGGGTTGGTATTCGCCATTGCCTTCGAATCGGTGATCAAGCTGCTGGCGCTGGGCGGCATCGGCCTGTACGCCTTGTACGGTGTGTTTGGCGGCCCGCATGGGCTGGAAGTGTGGCTGCTGCAGAACCAGACCGCCCTGGCCGCGCTGCACACACCGCTGCAGGAAGGGCCATGGCGCACCCTGCTGCTGGTGTTCTTCGCCTCGGCCATCGTCATGCCGCACATGTATCACATGGCCTTCACCGAAAACCTCAACCCGCGCTCGTTGGTCAGCGCCAGCTGGGGCCTGCCGCTGTTCCTGCTGCTGATGAGCCTGGCCGTGCCGCTGGTGCTGTGGGCCGGTCTGCGCCTGGGCGCCAGCACCAACCCGGAATACTTCACGCTGGGGTTGGGCATTGCTGCCAACAATAAAGCACTGGCGCTGCTGGCCTATATCGGCGGGCTGTCAGCGGCCAGCGGGCTGATCATCGTCACTACCCTGGCGCTGTCGGGCATGGCCCTCAACCACCTGGTGCTGCCGCTTTACCAGCCGCCGGCCGAAGGCAACATCTACCGCTGGCTGAAATGGACCCGCCGCGCGCTGATCGTCGCCATCATCACCGCCGGCTTCATGTTCTACCTGACCCAGAACAACCACCAGAGCCTGGCCAACCTGGGCATCGTCGCTTTCGTCGCCACCTTGCAGTTCCTGCCGGGCGTGTTGTCGGTGCTGTACTGGCCTACCGCCAATCGCCGCGGTTTCATCGCAGGCCTGCTGGCCGGCACCCTGGTGTGGCTGGTGACCATGCTGCTGCCGCTACTGGGCAACCTGCAGGGCTTCTACATTCCGCTGCTGGACATGATCTACGTCCTCGACGACACCAGCTGGCACATGGCGGCCATCGCCTCGCTGGCGGCAAACGTCTTGCTGTTCACCCTGATTTCGCTGTTCACCAATGCCAGCAGTGAAGAAGCCAGCGCCGCCGAAGCGTGCGCGGTGGACAACGTGCGCCGCCCGCAGCGCCGCGAGCTGCACGCGGCTTCGCCACAGGAATTTGCCACCCAGCTGGCCAAGCCACTGGGCGCCAAGGCTGCGCAGAAAGAAGTCGAACAGGCCCTGCGCGACCTCTACCTGCCCTTCGACGAGCGCCGCCCCTATGCGTTGCGCCGCCTGCGCGACCGCATCGAGGCCAACCTGTCGGGCCTGATGGGGCCGAGCGTGGCCCAGGACATGGTCGAGACCTTCCTGCCCTACAAATCCGGCAACGAAAACTATGTCACTGAAGACATCCACTTCATCGAAAGCCGCCTGGAAGACTATCACTCGCGCCTGACCGGCCTTGCCGCCGAACTCGACGCCCTGCGCCGCTACCACCGCCAGACCCTGCAGGAACTGCCCATGGGCGTCTGCTCCCTGGCCAAGGACCAAGAGATCTTGATGTGGAACAAGGCCATGGAAGAGCTGACCGGCATCGCCGCCAAGCACGTGGTCGGCTCGCGCCTGGTGACCATCGGCGAACCTTGGCGCGGCCTGCTGCAGGGCTTCATCGACGTGCCCGACGAACACCTGCACAAGCAACGCCTGGCCCTCGACGGGCAGCCTCGCTGGCTGAACCTGCACAAGGCCGCCATCGACGAGCCCTTGGCGCCGGGTAACAGTGGCCTGGTGCTGCTGGTCGAGGACCTGACCGAAACCCAGGCCCTGGAAGACAAGCTGGTGCACTCCGAGCGCCTGGCCAGCATTGGCCGCCTGGCGGCCGGCGTGGCCCACGAAATCGGCAACCCGATCACCGGCATCGCCTGCCTGGCGCAGAACCTGCGCGAGGAACGCGAGGGCGATGGCGAGATCACCGAGCTGTCGAGCCAGATTCTTGAACAGACCAAACGGGTGTCGCGCATCGTCCAGTCGTTGATGAGCTTCGCCCATGCCGGTGGCAGCCATCAGAACAGCGAAGAGCCGGTGTGCCTGGCCGAAGTGGCGCAGGATGCCATTGGGCTGCTGGCGCTGAACCGGCGCAATTTCGAAGTCCAGTTCTTCAACCTCTGCGACCCGGAACACTGGGCCGAAGGTGACCCGCAGCGCCTGGCCCAGGTGCTGATCAACCTGCTCTCCAACGCCCGCGACGCCTCACCGCCCGGCAGTGCCGTGCGTGTGCGCAGCTCCGTCTTCGAGCACACCGTCGACTTGATTGTCGAAGACGAAGGCAGCGGGATCCCGAAGAGCATCATGGACCGCCTGTTCGAGCCCTTCTTCACCACCAAAGACCCGGGCGAAGGAACCGGACTGGGGCTCGCTCTGGTCTATTCCATCGTGGAAGAGCATTATGGGCAAATCACCATCGACAGCCCTGCCGACATCGAACGGCAACGTGGCACCCGGATCCGCGTGACCCTGCCCCGGCATGTCGTAGCGACGTCCCCTGAAATTCGAGACCGTCGAGAGAATTGA
- a CDS encoding heme/hemin ABC transporter substrate-binding protein, whose protein sequence is MMRRPAALIVLCAGLVLSTQALAAELPQRWVSAGGALSEWVTALGGESRLVGVDTTSQHPASLKALPSVGYQRQLSAEGILSLRPDVLVGTEEMGPPPVLAQIRKAGVRVELFSSKAELDAVDQNLKHLGQLLGAEPQATALAAGYRQQLDALQAQVKHAQAGQKAPGVLLLVGHAGAKPLIAGQGTAGDWLLRQAGAHNLAEHQGYKNFSNEALAALDPDVVVFSDRALADEQALQALLKENPALAASRAVLEQRLVSLDPTLLVGGLGPRLPATLRSLAATFYPAAKGSFAQ, encoded by the coding sequence ATGATGCGCCGTCCCGCTGCCCTGATCGTCCTGTGCGCAGGCCTTGTGCTGTCCACCCAGGCCTTGGCTGCCGAACTGCCGCAGCGATGGGTCAGCGCCGGTGGTGCGCTGAGCGAGTGGGTCACTGCGCTGGGCGGCGAATCACGCCTGGTCGGTGTCGATACCACCAGCCAGCACCCCGCATCGCTGAAGGCGCTGCCGAGCGTCGGCTATCAGCGCCAGTTGTCCGCCGAAGGCATTCTCAGCCTGCGCCCAGATGTGTTGGTGGGCACCGAAGAAATGGGCCCGCCGCCGGTGTTGGCGCAGATTCGCAAGGCGGGTGTGCGGGTAGAGTTGTTCTCCAGCAAGGCCGAACTGGATGCGGTCGATCAGAACCTCAAGCACCTGGGCCAGTTGCTGGGTGCCGAGCCACAAGCCACCGCGTTGGCGGCGGGCTATCGTCAGCAGTTGGATGCGTTGCAGGCTCAGGTCAAACACGCCCAGGCAGGCCAGAAGGCGCCCGGGGTGTTGCTGCTTGTGGGCCATGCCGGTGCCAAGCCGCTGATCGCAGGGCAAGGCACTGCCGGTGATTGGCTGCTACGCCAGGCCGGGGCGCACAACCTGGCCGAGCATCAGGGCTACAAGAACTTCTCCAATGAGGCACTGGCGGCGCTGGACCCGGATGTAGTGGTGTTCTCCGACCGTGCGTTGGCCGACGAGCAGGCGCTGCAAGCGCTGCTGAAGGAAAACCCAGCGCTGGCGGCCTCTCGCGCCGTGCTTGAACAGCGCCTGGTGTCGCTCGACCCGACGCTGCTGGTTGGCGGCCTTGGGCCACGCCTGCCAGCGACCCTGCGCTCGTTGGCCGCCACCTTCTACCCGGCAGCCAAGGGCAGTTTCGCTCAATGA
- the sfsA gene encoding DNA/RNA nuclease SfsA encodes MAFFPPLEQGRLLRRYKRFLADIELANGEQMTIHCPNTGSMLNCMREGGQVWFSRSNDPKRKLPGTWEISETPQGRLACVNTGRANALVEEALRAGVISELAGFTALRREVAYGEEGSRIDFRLEFDTGPAYVEVKSVTLGYPETAVAAFPDAVTQRGAKHLRELATLARQGVRAVQLYCVNLTGVDAVRPAEEIDAGYAQALRAAVAEGVEVLAYGTYLDAERIVIDRPLPVLLNP; translated from the coding sequence ATGGCGTTTTTTCCTCCACTCGAGCAGGGGCGCCTACTGCGGCGCTACAAACGGTTTTTGGCGGACATCGAGCTGGCCAATGGCGAGCAAATGACCATCCATTGCCCGAACACTGGGTCCATGCTCAATTGCATGCGCGAAGGCGGGCAGGTGTGGTTCAGCCGCTCCAACGACCCCAAGCGCAAGCTGCCAGGCACCTGGGAGATCAGTGAAACGCCCCAGGGCCGCCTGGCCTGCGTGAACACCGGGCGCGCCAACGCATTGGTTGAAGAGGCGCTGCGTGCCGGGGTTATCAGCGAGCTGGCCGGTTTCACCGCACTCAGGCGTGAAGTGGCGTATGGCGAAGAGGGCAGCCGCATCGATTTTCGCCTGGAGTTCGACACCGGCCCGGCCTATGTCGAAGTCAAGAGCGTGACCCTGGGCTACCCCGAAACCGCCGTCGCGGCCTTCCCCGACGCTGTTACCCAGCGCGGTGCCAAGCACCTGCGTGAGCTGGCGACGTTGGCTCGCCAAGGTGTGCGTGCGGTGCAGTTGTACTGCGTGAACCTGACCGGCGTCGACGCCGTGCGCCCGGCCGAGGAAATCGACGCGGGCTACGCCCAGGCCTTGCGCGCCGCCGTGGCTGAAGGCGTGGAGGTGCTGGCGTACGGCACTTACCTGGATGCCGAACGTATCGTCATCGACCGCCCCTTACCTGTACTGCTCAACCCTTGA
- a CDS encoding polynucleotide adenylyltransferase PcnB, which translates to MLKKLFQSFRPPVPGQHHRRTTPEVINKSQHSLQRHQFSRHAVNIVERLQSAGYQAYLVGGCVRDLMLGITPKDFDVATSATPEQVRAEFRNARIIGRRFKLVHVHFGREIIEVATFRAHHSEDDQGDTHRSSHNASGRILRDNVYGTLEEDAQRRDFTINALYYDPVSERILDYANGVHDVRNRLLRLIGDPTHRYQEDPVRMLRAVRFAAKLDFGIEKHTVQPIRELAPMLREIPPARLFEESLKLFLSGQGAMAFEMLVDLQLFEPLFPASAHALDERPTYTHTLISQALNNTDLRVKQGKPVTPAFLFAALLWPALPARVLHLQNQGVPPIPAMNGAAHDLIAEQCARIAIPKRFTLPIREIWDMQERLPRRSGKRADQLLDNPRFRAGYDFLLLRESAGEETDDLGQWWTDYQDANDSERREMIRELGSRDEGTGAGPRKRKRSASKRKRGGEEAFE; encoded by the coding sequence ATGCTGAAGAAGCTGTTCCAGTCGTTCCGCCCTCCCGTACCGGGCCAGCACCACAGGCGCACCACGCCTGAGGTGATCAACAAGAGCCAACACTCGCTGCAACGCCACCAGTTCAGCCGCCACGCGGTGAACATCGTAGAGCGCCTGCAGAGTGCGGGCTACCAGGCTTACCTGGTCGGTGGCTGTGTCCGCGACCTGATGCTTGGCATCACCCCAAAAGACTTCGACGTCGCCACCAGCGCCACCCCTGAACAGGTCCGTGCCGAGTTCCGTAACGCGCGTATCATTGGTCGCCGCTTCAAGTTGGTCCACGTGCATTTCGGCCGTGAGATCATCGAAGTCGCCACCTTCCGCGCCCACCACTCGGAAGACGATCAAGGTGATACCCACCGTTCGTCGCACAACGCCAGTGGTCGCATCCTGCGTGACAACGTGTACGGCACCTTGGAAGAAGACGCGCAACGCCGCGACTTCACCATCAATGCCCTCTACTACGATCCGGTCAGCGAACGCATCCTCGATTACGCCAACGGGGTGCACGATGTGCGTAACCGCCTGCTGCGCCTGATCGGTGACCCGACCCATCGCTACCAGGAAGACCCGGTGCGCATGCTGCGGGCCGTGCGGTTCGCTGCCAAGCTCGACTTCGGCATCGAAAAGCACACGGTCCAGCCGATCCGCGAACTGGCCCCGATGCTGCGCGAAATCCCCCCTGCACGCCTGTTCGAGGAAAGCCTCAAGCTGTTCCTCTCCGGCCAAGGTGCGATGGCCTTCGAAATGCTGGTCGACCTGCAGCTGTTCGAGCCGTTGTTCCCGGCCAGCGCGCATGCCCTGGACGAGCGCCCCACCTACACCCACACCCTGATCAGCCAGGCGCTGAACAACACCGATCTGCGTGTGAAGCAGGGCAAGCCGGTGACCCCGGCCTTCCTCTTCGCTGCGCTGCTCTGGCCCGCCCTGCCGGCCCGTGTGCTGCACCTGCAAAACCAAGGTGTGCCACCGATCCCGGCCATGAACGGCGCGGCTCACGACCTGATCGCCGAACAATGCGCACGCATTGCCATCCCGAAGCGTTTCACCCTGCCGATCCGCGAAATCTGGGACATGCAGGAACGCCTGCCACGCCGCAGCGGCAAACGTGCCGACCAGTTGCTCGACAACCCGCGCTTCCGTGCCGGTTACGACTTCCTGCTGCTGCGTGAAAGCGCGGGTGAAGAAACCGACGACCTCGGCCAATGGTGGACTGACTACCAGGATGCCAATGACAGCGAGCGCCGCGAGATGATTCGCGAGCTGGGCAGCCGTGACGAAGGCACTGGCGCTGGCCCGCGCAAGCGCAAACGTAGCGCCAGCAAGCGTAAGCGTGGTGGCGAAGAGGCGTTCGAGTGA